The Thermus tengchongensis genomic interval CAAATCCGCGCATGGCCAAACGCCCCTCCTGATAGCCCAGGAAAAGCGTGGCGTGCGCAATCTCGAGGTCCTTGGCCATGGCCTCGAGGGAGGGGCGAAGGGGCCCATCCCCCACGAGCACCAGCTTAGCCCTTCCCGGGAAGCGAGGGACAAACTCGGCAAAAGCCCTTAGGGCCACCTCAGGGGCCTTTTGAAGGTCCAAGCGCCCTACAAAGCCGAAGACCACCTCGTCCCCTTGGAGGCCCCAGGAACGGCGGAGGAACTCTCGCTCGACCGGGGATGGGGGCTCTAGGGATAAACCAGCTGGCGGAATGATCCTGAAGGGCACCTTGGAAAACCCTAGGCGCTCGTACTCCCGGTGCTCATAGGTTGAACCCAGGATGAAGCCATCGGTAAGGCGGGCTAGGGCGCTTTCTGCTGCGGTGTAAAGCCACCTCTCTGCGGGTTTTAGGTAGGGGGACAGCGTTACAAACGCATGCGGGTTGTACACTACCTTAGACCGAGGGAAAGCCAGCTTAAGAAGGCGCACCAGAGCACCCCCCTTGGAGCTGTGCCCGTGGACGATGTCAAAGGGGCCGCGACGCAGGGCATA includes:
- a CDS encoding glycosyltransferase encodes the protein MLHILEATAGGTARHVAQLLPGLAREGVENHLAYSLLRADAFMLEALNALREAGVSLVEIPMRRSPHPSDLRAWAGLVGYALRRGPFDIVHGHSSKGGALVRLLKLAFPRSKVVYNPHAFVTLSPYLKPAERWLYTAAESALARLTDGFILGSTYEHREYERLGFSKVPFRIIPPAGLSLEPPSPVEREFLRRSWGLQGDEVVFGFVGRLDLQKAPEVALRAFAEFVPRFPGRAKLVLVGDGPLRPSLEAMAKDLEIAHATLFLGYQEGRLAMRGFDAFVLSSAYESAGIVLLEAAGAGLPILTTPVGWATDIVTQGVNGFIYPVGDAVSLARFMGILAADPALRRRMGEESRKKASGFTVERMVQETLAFYGEVLEACSRDRL